In one Pseudarthrobacter sp. NBSH8 genomic region, the following are encoded:
- a CDS encoding MaoC family dehydratase, whose protein sequence is MNGVPLPDAPGPTTDAPRVIEQRGLYFDELEEGVVYAHRPGRTVTEADNVLFTTLTMNTQALHLDAAWSAGQPFGQRLVNSMFTLSTLVGQSVSQLTQGTIIAQLGLTDVSFPHPLYHGDTLYTETVITGKRLSGSRPGQGIVTMQHTGRNQIGTVVALATRSCLMWTRDAHMAQSSGQRVQPAGAERGSVQGPEKRTMSV, encoded by the coding sequence ATGAACGGGGTTCCGCTCCCCGATGCCCCGGGCCCAACAACCGACGCCCCCCGGGTCATCGAACAGCGCGGCCTGTACTTTGACGAGCTCGAAGAAGGCGTTGTCTACGCGCACCGGCCCGGCCGCACAGTGACCGAGGCGGACAACGTCCTCTTCACCACGCTCACCATGAACACCCAGGCCCTGCACCTGGACGCCGCGTGGAGCGCCGGCCAGCCGTTCGGCCAGCGGCTGGTCAACTCCATGTTCACGCTGTCCACCCTGGTGGGACAGTCCGTATCGCAGCTCACCCAGGGCACCATCATCGCGCAGCTGGGCCTGACGGACGTCTCCTTCCCGCACCCGCTGTATCACGGGGACACGCTCTACACCGAGACCGTGATCACCGGGAAGCGCCTCTCGGGATCGCGTCCCGGCCAGGGGATCGTAACCATGCAGCACACCGGCAGGAACCAGATCGGCACCGTGGTGGCGCTGGCCACGCGGAGCTGCCTCATGTGGACCCGGGACGCCCATATGGCGCAGTCTTCCGGGCAACGGGTCCAGCCTGCA